Proteins encoded by one window of Cylindrospermum stagnale PCC 7417:
- a CDS encoding MFS transporter — MEKPKVSSTERLPFWQPLTVRNFRLLYIGESVSLIGDQFYLVALPWLTILLTQSRISLGTVLMAAAIPRAFLMLVGGVVSDRLSPRLVMLVSNALRVVLTVLLTALVIFQATQVWHLYLFAICFGIVDGFFIPAAKSIIPTLVAKEQLGASNILSQGTTQLILLIGPALGGLLIATVGIETALAIDAASFIFTTVTLLLMKSSPKQSALTTKDIALTDELKEVFESSIKKPIPTSNGVSFIAGVREGLNYAWHNSALRIVLLILTALNFFFLGPLEVGTTSLAYSRFPGGAVALGIIRSAWGAGGLIGALTPGILRRHPRLGVLMLSLASIQGVGIILLGFLPNIILACVTIAVLGFCSGFLTVEGITWIQRRTSPEILGRVMSLVMLSSYGIAPFSYAVAGLLADVNITILFSAAGGIMLMMAALLATKSSVRTID, encoded by the coding sequence ATGGAAAAACCAAAAGTTTCAAGCACAGAACGACTGCCTTTTTGGCAACCACTGACTGTACGCAACTTCCGGCTTCTATATATTGGGGAAAGCGTTTCACTCATTGGCGATCAATTTTACTTAGTGGCCTTGCCTTGGTTAACTATACTGTTAACTCAGTCTCGTATCAGCTTGGGCACAGTGCTAATGGCAGCCGCGATTCCCCGTGCTTTCTTGATGCTTGTCGGTGGGGTCGTCAGCGATCGTCTGTCACCTCGATTAGTTATGCTGGTTTCCAATGCCTTACGTGTGGTGCTGACAGTCTTACTGACAGCGCTGGTTATATTTCAAGCAACGCAAGTATGGCATCTTTACCTGTTTGCTATCTGCTTTGGTATTGTCGATGGCTTTTTTATTCCAGCAGCAAAATCTATCATACCTACTCTCGTAGCTAAAGAGCAGTTGGGGGCAAGTAACATTTTAAGCCAGGGAACAACTCAACTTATTTTGCTGATTGGGCCAGCTTTAGGTGGTTTGCTAATTGCCACTGTTGGCATTGAAACAGCTCTGGCAATTGATGCTGCCAGTTTCATTTTCACGACCGTGACACTTTTGCTGATGAAAAGCAGCCCTAAGCAAAGTGCTTTAACCACTAAGGATATAGCATTGACCGACGAGTTGAAAGAGGTTTTTGAGTCGTCTATTAAAAAGCCCATCCCAACCAGCAATGGGGTCAGTTTTATTGCTGGTGTTCGTGAAGGACTGAACTATGCATGGCATAATTCAGCGCTGAGAATCGTTTTGCTGATCCTAACGGCGTTAAACTTTTTTTTCTTGGGACCGTTAGAAGTCGGTACTACATCATTGGCTTATAGCCGCTTTCCAGGCGGTGCAGTTGCGCTAGGGATAATCAGGTCAGCATGGGGTGCTGGTGGACTGATAGGAGCGCTGACGCCTGGAATACTCCGTCGTCATCCACGCCTTGGAGTTCTGATGTTAAGCCTCGCCAGTATACAAGGCGTCGGTATCATCCTGCTTGGCTTTTTACCAAATATTATCTTGGCTTGCGTGACAATTGCTGTACTAGGTTTCTGTAGTGGGTTTTTGACTGTTGAAGGAATTACCTGGATTCAAAGACGAACCTCACCTGAGATTTTAGGGAGAGTCATGAGCTTGGTGATGCTTTCTTCCTATGGGATTGCTCCGTTCTCCTACGCTGTAGCTGGCTTATTAGCCGATGTAAATATCACGATTCTTTTCAGTGCGGCGGGCGGTATCATGCTGATGATGGCTGCCTTGTTAGCGACAAAATCATCAGTACGCACGATTGATTAA
- a CDS encoding non-ribosomal peptide synthetase, with protein MNLVEFLKDLSLQSVTLSIDGDRLRYHGPKEVLTPIILDKIKHHKTEILQLLRQGIHTSKYYPLAHGQRGLWFLYKLAPKSAAYNIPFTARIRSNLNVPALQRAFSALIVRHPTLRTTFGQQGDEPFQEVHQYQEVCFEETNASTLNWDDLTSKVIEAYRRPFDLEQGPVLRVSLFTRSAQDHIVLLTIHHIVIDGFSFGIVLDELGLLYQGENAGYSVSLPSIDWQYTDYVQWQTQMLASSAGEKLWDYWYKQFAGELPVLNLPTDRSRPPVQNQQGASYSFEVTKELTSKLRENAKALGATLYMTLLTAFVVLLHRLSGQEDIIVGSPANNRSQPEFEQTVGFFVNMLALRVNLAGNPTFLQLLTQVRHTVLAALLHQDYPSPLLIQRLQLRRDPSLLGLFRVSFNLFKLQHNAEILDLFTLSETKAIANWGGLSLEPFTIPQQEGQNDLVFDMMETTESLVAIFRYNTDLFDATTMSRMAGHFQTLLTEIVANPQQPVSKIPLLTKVEQHQLLVEWNNTKAEYPQQKCIHQLFEAQVELTPNAIAVVFQDSEITYQELNVQANQLAYHLQAMGVKPEVLVGICVERSIEMVVGLLAILKAGGAYVPLDPTYPQERLEFMLSDSQVSILLTQEKLIAQLPEHNAHLVCQDTNTEIINTNSQENLVNEVTPENLAYVIYTSGSTGIPKGVMIRHHSLVNAYFSWEDAYQLRKRTSSHLQMASFSFDVFSGDLVRALCSGAKLVLCPREWLLVPEKLYELMLQQKIDCAEFVPVVLRNLIEYLKTTKQNLNFMHLLVIGSDSWYVKEYEEFRHFCGVETRLINSYGVSEATIDSCYFETAEINQPADELVPIGCPMKNTQVYILDQYLQPVSIGVSGELHIGGTGLARGYLNRPELTREKFILNPFSNQSENYLYKTGDLACYRPDGNIELLGRIDNQEKIRGFRIELGEIEAVLTRHPEVQEAVVITREDQPGNKRLVAYIVSKQKRPTTNKLRSFLKQKLPDYMVPNAFVILAALPLLPNNKVNRTALPAPDTSSLSLSANFVQPRDTLELQLAQIWSEILDIYPVGIWDNFFDKGGHSLLAVRLMSKIQQQFGKNLPLATLFQSPTVEQLANILRLTTDSQLSSPLVEIQPAGQGTPFFCIHPVGGNVFCYVDLARHLGTKQPVYGLQSPGLNGEQEPLTSIEDMAAYYIEVLQTVQSQGPYHLGGWSFGGVVAFEMAQQLYQQGHEVALLALIDSYAPITVNISEEIDEKMLVVYLVKDLGGLFGRELPLSIDELQPLKRDELLNSILEEAKLVNILPSEFGLEQMHRMLQVFQTNYQAAYRYTPKPYPGRITLFCSTEKFVEVSQNPSQGWDKLADNGLEIYKIPGDHYTIVREPHVQILAEQMRTKLNQIGKA; from the coding sequence ATGAACTTAGTTGAGTTTCTCAAAGACCTTTCTCTACAGAGTGTGACATTATCTATTGATGGCGATCGCCTGCGCTATCATGGACCCAAAGAAGTATTGACACCCATAATCTTAGATAAAATCAAGCACCATAAGACAGAAATCCTACAGTTGCTGCGCCAGGGTATTCATACCTCTAAATATTATCCTCTTGCTCATGGGCAGCGAGGTCTGTGGTTCTTGTACAAACTAGCCCCAAAAAGTGCAGCTTATAACATCCCTTTTACAGCACGCATTCGCTCAAATTTGAATGTTCCAGCCTTACAACGCGCTTTCAGTGCGTTGATAGTTCGACATCCAACGCTACGTACCACTTTTGGTCAGCAAGGCGATGAACCTTTTCAAGAAGTTCATCAGTATCAAGAAGTTTGCTTTGAGGAGACAAACGCTTCAACTTTGAACTGGGATGATTTGACTAGTAAGGTAATTGAGGCATATCGGCGTCCCTTCGATTTAGAACAGGGCCCTGTACTACGAGTCAGCTTGTTTACTCGCTCTGCACAAGATCATATTGTTTTACTGACAATACACCACATTGTGATTGATGGGTTCTCGTTTGGCATTGTTCTAGATGAATTGGGTTTGCTCTACCAAGGCGAAAATGCTGGTTATTCAGTATCTCTCCCTTCCATTGACTGGCAATATACAGACTATGTGCAATGGCAAACCCAAATGCTGGCAAGTTCTGCTGGAGAAAAGCTATGGGATTATTGGTACAAACAGTTTGCTGGTGAGTTACCAGTGCTAAATCTGCCAACTGATAGGTCTCGACCACCAGTGCAGAATCAACAAGGAGCTTCCTATAGCTTTGAGGTGACTAAAGAACTAACTTCTAAACTCAGAGAAAATGCCAAGGCTTTGGGAGCAACCCTTTACATGACTCTCCTAACAGCCTTTGTGGTGTTACTTCACCGCTTGTCAGGTCAGGAGGATATCATAGTTGGGTCTCCAGCCAATAACAGAAGTCAGCCTGAATTTGAGCAAACTGTGGGGTTTTTTGTAAATATGCTGGCCTTGCGCGTGAATCTTGCTGGCAATCCCACTTTTTTGCAATTACTCACGCAAGTACGCCATACAGTATTAGCTGCGCTCCTGCATCAAGATTACCCATCTCCTCTATTGATTCAGCGATTGCAGCTAAGACGTGATCCCAGCCTCTTAGGACTTTTTCGAGTTTCGTTTAACCTATTTAAGTTGCAGCACAATGCAGAGATACTAGACTTATTTACTTTAAGCGAGACAAAAGCGATCGCAAATTGGGGAGGGTTATCGCTAGAGCCTTTTACCATACCACAGCAAGAAGGACAAAATGATTTAGTCTTCGACATGATGGAAACAACGGAATCACTGGTTGCAATCTTTAGGTACAACACCGACCTATTTGATGCAACCACGATGAGTCGGATGGCGGGACACTTTCAGACCTTGCTGACGGAGATTGTTGCTAATCCACAACAGCCAGTTTCAAAAATACCTCTGTTAACTAAAGTTGAGCAACATCAGTTACTGGTGGAGTGGAACAACACCAAAGCAGAGTATCCGCAACAAAAATGTATTCATCAGTTGTTTGAAGCTCAAGTGGAACTGACCCCAAACGCGATCGCAGTGGTTTTTCAGGATTCGGAAATAACCTACCAGGAATTAAACGTTCAGGCTAATCAGTTGGCATACCACTTGCAAGCAATGGGGGTAAAACCGGAGGTGCTAGTAGGTATTTGTGTCGAGCGTTCTATAGAGATGGTCGTGGGACTACTGGCAATTCTCAAAGCAGGTGGGGCTTATGTACCCCTAGACCCGACCTATCCTCAAGAGCGATTGGAGTTCATGTTGTCGGATTCGCAGGTATCAATACTTTTGACTCAGGAGAAGCTAATAGCACAGCTACCTGAACACAATGCTCATTTAGTTTGCCAAGATACAAACACAGAGATAATCAATACCAACAGCCAGGAGAATCTAGTTAACGAGGTAACACCAGAAAACTTAGCCTACGTGATTTACACTTCAGGTTCTACAGGAATACCTAAAGGAGTGATGATTAGGCATCACAGTCTGGTGAATGCTTATTTTTCCTGGGAAGATGCCTATCAACTGCGAAAAAGAACTAGTAGTCATTTACAAATGGCTAGTTTCTCTTTTGATGTATTTTCAGGAGATCTGGTGCGTGCGCTTTGTTCTGGAGCCAAATTAGTTCTCTGCCCACGAGAATGGCTTTTGGTTCCTGAAAAGCTGTATGAACTGATGCTACAACAAAAGATTGATTGTGCCGAGTTTGTTCCTGTCGTTTTGAGGAACTTAATCGAATATCTGAAAACAACCAAGCAGAATCTTAACTTCATGCACTTGCTAGTGATAGGTTCAGATAGCTGGTATGTCAAGGAATATGAAGAATTTCGGCATTTCTGTGGTGTTGAAACTCGTTTGATTAATTCCTATGGGGTCAGTGAAGCCACCATTGACAGTTGCTATTTTGAAACCGCCGAAATCAACCAGCCTGCTGATGAGCTGGTTCCTATCGGTTGCCCCATGAAGAATACACAAGTTTACATTCTCGACCAGTATCTCCAACCCGTCTCTATAGGCGTTTCTGGTGAACTACATATTGGCGGTACTGGTTTGGCTCGTGGCTATCTGAACCGTCCTGAATTGACCAGAGAGAAATTTATTCTTAATCCCTTTAGCAATCAAAGTGAAAACTACCTCTATAAAACTGGAGATTTAGCATGTTATCGACCTGACGGTAACATCGAGTTGCTTGGTAGAATTGACAACCAGGAAAAGATTCGTGGCTTCCGCATTGAATTAGGCGAAATTGAAGCAGTACTTACGAGACACCCAGAGGTACAAGAAGCAGTAGTTATCACCCGCGAAGACCAACCAGGTAACAAGCGACTGGTAGCCTACATTGTCTCCAAGCAAAAGCGACCTACCACCAATAAACTACGTAGCTTCCTCAAGCAGAAACTGCCTGACTATATGGTGCCTAATGCTTTTGTAATCTTGGCTGCCTTGCCTCTGTTGCCCAATAACAAAGTAAACCGCACTGCCTTACCAGCCCCAGATACATCCAGTCTTAGTTTGTCAGCCAACTTTGTTCAACCCCGCGACACCTTGGAACTACAACTGGCGCAAATTTGGTCAGAGATTCTCGATATTTACCCCGTCGGCATCTGGGACAACTTCTTTGACAAAGGCGGACACTCCCTTTTAGCCGTTCGCTTGATGAGTAAGATTCAACAGCAGTTTGGGAAAAACCTGCCTTTAGCAACACTCTTCCAAAGTCCCACTGTTGAGCAACTGGCAAATATTCTTCGCTTGACAACAGATTCACAACTTTCGTCTCCCTTGGTAGAAATTCAGCCTGCTGGACAGGGGACACCTTTCTTTTGTATTCACCCGGTCGGTGGTAACGTCTTCTGCTATGTGGACTTAGCCCGTCATCTTGGTACTAAACAACCTGTTTATGGTTTGCAATCACCTGGTTTAAATGGGGAACAAGAACCTTTAACTTCCATTGAAGACATGGCCGCTTACTATATTGAAGTGCTACAAACCGTTCAGTCTCAAGGTCCATACCATCTGGGAGGCTGGTCTTTTGGTGGCGTTGTTGCTTTTGAGATGGCTCAACAATTGTACCAGCAAGGCCATGAAGTAGCTTTACTAGCCTTAATAGATAGTTATGCACCTATTACTGTCAATATCTCTGAAGAGATTGATGAAAAAATGCTGGTGGTCTATCTCGTAAAGGACTTAGGTGGTCTTTTTGGTAGAGAACTGCCATTATCAATAGATGAATTACAGCCACTCAAGCGAGACGAGCTATTAAACTCTATTTTAGAGGAAGCAAAATTAGTCAATATCTTGCCCTCAGAGTTTGGGCTAGAACAGATGCACCGAATGTTGCAGGTTTTCCAAACTAACTACCAAGCTGCATATCGTTACACACCCAAGCCATATCCTGGACGCATTACCCTTTTCTGTAGCACAGAAAAATTTGTGGAAGTCAGCCAAAATCCAAGCCAAGGTTGGGATAAGTTAGCGGATAATGGTCTAGAAATCTATAAGATTCCTGGTGATCATTACACTATTGTCCGGGAACCTCATGTTCAAATTCTAGCTGAACAGATGCGAACCAAACTCAATCAGATAGGCAAGGCATAA
- a CDS encoding FcoT family thioesterase: protein MNSYQQNPKSDNVSQFLLDMFLEPYKENCKYLKKAQVQYSNVGIPKKSQKVDEAEWIIKGEFSIPDSCYIADTGHFNAVEFNICYNQLCYILMAYLVDNKLLDAMKHWDLKTYKERQLSNCLIAKFSSTFKKQINARQFQGLLAINKSSFRGNLIILKTSCVFYDEYEGWAEGDVTIAILNNELVENSGCVKKTVLA from the coding sequence ATGAACAGCTATCAGCAAAATCCAAAATCAGATAATGTAAGCCAGTTTTTATTGGACATGTTTCTTGAGCCATATAAAGAAAATTGCAAGTATCTAAAAAAGGCTCAAGTTCAATATTCAAATGTCGGAATACCTAAGAAATCGCAAAAAGTAGATGAAGCTGAATGGATTATTAAAGGTGAATTTTCCATTCCAGATTCTTGCTATATTGCTGACACAGGACACTTTAATGCGGTAGAGTTTAACATTTGTTATAATCAGCTATGTTACATCTTAATGGCTTATTTAGTTGATAATAAATTACTAGATGCCATGAAGCATTGGGACTTAAAAACATATAAAGAGCGTCAGTTAAGTAATTGTTTGATTGCCAAATTTTCCAGCACATTCAAAAAACAAATCAATGCCAGACAGTTTCAAGGATTACTAGCAATCAACAAGTCTTCATTTCGAGGCAATTTGATAATCTTGAAAACTTCTTGTGTATTCTATGATGAGTACGAGGGGTGGGCTGAAGGTGATGTTACCATTGCTATATTAAACAATGAGTTAGTAGAAAATAGTGGATGTGTCAAAAAAACAGTATTGGCTTAA
- a CDS encoding acyl carrier protein has protein sequence MHTEFVRETELQKETEHVLTQQHELLPRLAQTTTNERQAFITAYLQEQIAKAIGISTCELDVQQPLNHMGIDSLLAVELRNRLRTDLKVDIVAVKFMEDTSIASLAMQISELLTTNAPSGLFASLQKAHTLNQDSQKVDPAENREHFNQTAISEGDWLEGEI, from the coding sequence ATGCACACCGAATTTGTTAGGGAAACTGAATTACAAAAAGAAACAGAGCATGTGTTGACACAGCAGCATGAGCTTTTACCAAGATTGGCACAGACGACGACAAACGAACGTCAAGCATTCATCACAGCTTATTTGCAAGAGCAGATTGCTAAAGCTATAGGGATTAGTACTTGCGAACTAGATGTACAGCAGCCTCTCAATCACATGGGAATTGATTCCTTGCTTGCTGTTGAATTAAGAAACCGACTAAGAACTGACCTCAAGGTGGACATAGTTGCGGTAAAATTCATGGAAGATACCAGTATTGCTAGTTTAGCAATGCAAATAAGCGAACTACTGACCACAAATGCACCGTCTGGCTTATTTGCATCTCTTCAGAAAGCGCACACACTCAACCAAGATAGCCAAAAAGTAGACCCTGCTGAAAATAGAGAACACTTTAACCAAACAGCAATTAGTGAAGGTGATTGGCTAGAAGGTGAAATATGA
- a CDS encoding TauD/TfdA dioxygenase family protein, whose protein sequence is MKINRPSPEHVGAEILEIDVALISEAEINLIKELVYEHKLVVFREQNIDDVQYLEFARKIGTPQIYPQGNYHHPDYPEIFVSSNVPKDDKKFGVSGTGKYWHTDCAFLNEPLPLTMLYPQVLPNSIRETYYIDMGLVYKKMPSNLKSFVNDKHMVHDGKWRYKVQEWDIDKAIIDILNDMGKQFPPVKHPAVITHPVTKEKILYMSQGFTTGILGLNYEISQEFLQELFSFIEQKDHIHTHVWKDGDILLWDNRPLIHKASTVPKGEKSVSYRIGIYDRLPFYIS, encoded by the coding sequence ATGAAAATTAATAGACCATCTCCAGAACATGTTGGTGCCGAAATTTTGGAGATAGATGTTGCTTTGATTAGTGAAGCAGAAATAAATTTGATTAAAGAGCTTGTATACGAGCATAAATTAGTGGTTTTCAGGGAGCAAAATATTGACGATGTCCAATATTTAGAATTTGCTCGCAAAATTGGTACGCCACAAATTTATCCTCAGGGTAACTATCATCATCCGGACTATCCTGAGATATTTGTTTCTTCAAATGTTCCAAAAGATGATAAAAAATTTGGCGTTTCAGGAACTGGTAAATATTGGCATACTGACTGTGCATTTCTTAATGAACCCTTGCCATTAACTATGCTATATCCACAAGTTTTGCCAAATTCAATTAGAGAAACCTACTACATTGACATGGGGCTGGTTTATAAAAAGATGCCTTCAAATTTGAAAAGCTTTGTCAATGATAAACACATGGTGCATGATGGAAAATGGCGTTACAAAGTGCAAGAATGGGATATTGACAAAGCAATTATAGATATTTTGAACGACATGGGTAAGCAATTCCCACCTGTGAAACATCCAGCTGTCATTACACACCCTGTTACCAAGGAAAAAATATTGTACATGAGCCAAGGTTTTACAACTGGGATCTTAGGTCTAAATTATGAAATAAGTCAAGAATTTTTGCAGGAATTGTTTTCGTTTATTGAGCAAAAAGATCATATACATACTCACGTATGGAAAGACGGAGATATCCTGTTATGGGATAACAGACCACTAATTCATAAGGCATCTACAGTACCGAAAGGTGAAAAAAGTGTTAGTTATCGCATAGGTATTTACGACAGATTACCGTTTTATATTTCCTAA
- a CDS encoding MFS transporter produces the protein MISTKSLNKLGLLGCLYVSQFLPTAFLYQALPVFMRQQGVSLKTISFLSLLILPSALNFLWSPLIDRYSFTTLGHYRFWIICLQVLIACTTVIGGLLNIEHNVTALLICLFVMCFLCACQNIATDALALGLLEVRERSLGNGVQMGGNYLGAVIGGGWMLSLLNYWGWMATMLTLAFLVVVALFPILRYEEPNRNNQQVSQTKLDSQRSTPALMNLVKFFRRQGMWRWLLVLLLYMKGSIMASTMYRLLLVDIGLSLSEIGLLLGVVSYTVGIFGAIAAGFLINPLGRKRSLILFGLFQAVAMMTYLLPASGVTSLPILYLVAIVVQFSVSLTSTAVFTIVMDKSELETAGTDQTIQSSILSFSGISAAAISGVIAESFGYQGVFVLGVVITLLSVVITARVFDETRSTQDSPLISG, from the coding sequence ATGATCAGCACAAAAAGCCTGAATAAATTAGGATTATTAGGCTGCTTATATGTGTCACAGTTCTTACCAACTGCTTTTCTCTATCAAGCCCTGCCCGTGTTCATGCGTCAGCAGGGGGTTTCTTTAAAAACGATCAGTTTTCTTTCATTGCTGATTCTACCTTCAGCGCTCAATTTTCTATGGTCTCCCCTAATAGATCGATATAGCTTTACCACTTTAGGACATTATCGTTTCTGGATTATTTGCCTTCAAGTTTTAATAGCTTGTACCACTGTTATTGGGGGTTTGCTTAACATTGAACACAACGTTACTGCCCTTTTGATTTGTTTGTTTGTCATGTGTTTCCTTTGTGCTTGCCAAAACATTGCTACAGATGCATTGGCTTTGGGGTTGCTAGAAGTTCGGGAGCGAAGTTTAGGAAACGGGGTGCAAATGGGAGGCAACTATTTAGGTGCTGTCATTGGCGGTGGTTGGATGCTGAGTTTACTCAATTACTGGGGATGGATGGCTACCATGTTAACTTTGGCATTCCTGGTGGTTGTGGCGCTGTTCCCAATCTTACGGTATGAAGAACCCAACAGAAATAACCAACAAGTGTCTCAAACTAAGCTCGACTCTCAACGTTCTACTCCTGCCTTAATGAACTTGGTCAAATTCTTCCGTCGTCAGGGAATGTGGCGTTGGTTGCTAGTTTTGTTGTTGTATATGAAAGGTAGCATTATGGCGAGCACTATGTATCGTCTCCTATTGGTGGATATTGGGCTGTCTTTGTCAGAGATTGGCTTGTTGCTGGGAGTAGTGAGTTACACTGTTGGGATATTTGGCGCGATCGCTGCTGGGTTTCTGATTAATCCACTAGGACGGAAACGATCACTGATTCTGTTTGGATTGTTTCAAGCAGTTGCCATGATGACTTACCTGCTGCCTGCGTCCGGTGTGACTAGTTTGCCCATACTCTATTTAGTTGCCATCGTTGTACAGTTTTCTGTAAGCCTGACCAGTACGGCTGTATTCACAATTGTGATGGACAAAAGCGAACTAGAAACTGCTGGTACAGATCAGACTATACAAAGTTCAATTCTTTCTTTTAGCGGCATTAGTGCTGCTGCTATCAGTGGTGTGATTGCTGAGTCATTTGGCTATCAGGGGGTGTTTGTTCTGGGTGTTGTGATTACTCTTTTGAGCGTTGTAATTACTGCCAGAGTCTTTGATGAGACTAGAAGCACTCAGGACTCACCCCTCATCTCAGGGTGA
- a CDS encoding long-chain-fatty-acid--CoA ligase — protein MIYNNEITTLAALPLVQARQYPETRALIFKDKALTYQKLHTQSNRVANTLLEQGVKAQSRVALLAKDSLKSYEILFACCKINAVLVPINWRLAAQEISYILRDANVEVLFVGLEFYTLVKSILNEIDGVRAIIALDKVENDWLSYDNWHQQYSDVNPNITIEPNDVAVQIYTSGTTGRPKGVQLSHYSFFAIAKEIVKQGKSWIGWNEYDKSLLTLPLFHIGGLWWAIRGLVAGAENILLESFIPKEVLEAIEKYDITKVAMVPAMIQVLLSEPACEQTNFLSLGHIVYGGSPISQSLLKKAIATFSCNFVQVYGMTETGNCAVCLSVDDHVSANPNRLKSVGKPFPGVSLTILNNDGEPLADGQVGEICIKSPANMIGYWKLPEATTKTLVDGYIHTGDAGYFDEEGYLHICDRIKDMICYGGENIYPAEIENILYEHPAISEVAVIGVPDEYRGETVKAIVVLKAGINATALDIINFVRGKIADFKLPRSVEFTESLPKTPSGKLQKGKLREKYWQGYQRRVN, from the coding sequence ATGATATATAACAATGAAATAACAACCTTAGCAGCTTTACCACTTGTGCAAGCACGTCAATATCCAGAAACTAGGGCACTAATTTTTAAGGATAAGGCGCTTACTTATCAAAAGCTACATACGCAAAGTAATCGCGTGGCTAATACACTTTTAGAACAAGGTGTTAAAGCTCAATCACGCGTTGCATTATTAGCTAAAGATTCATTGAAAAGTTATGAAATATTATTTGCTTGTTGTAAAATCAATGCTGTCTTAGTACCTATTAACTGGCGTTTAGCTGCTCAAGAAATCAGTTATATTCTTAGAGATGCTAATGTGGAAGTTCTTTTTGTGGGGCTTGAGTTTTATACATTAGTTAAATCTATTTTAAATGAAATTGATGGAGTTCGAGCCATCATTGCATTAGACAAAGTTGAAAATGATTGGTTGAGCTATGATAATTGGCATCAACAGTATAGCGATGTTAACCCTAATATTACTATTGAGCCAAATGATGTCGCAGTGCAAATATACACTAGTGGTACGACTGGGCGTCCCAAAGGTGTTCAACTATCACATTATAGTTTCTTTGCCATTGCCAAAGAAATAGTCAAGCAAGGCAAAAGCTGGATAGGTTGGAACGAATATGATAAAAGCTTGTTGACTTTACCTTTATTTCATATAGGTGGATTATGGTGGGCTATTCGTGGTTTGGTAGCTGGTGCTGAAAATATTTTACTAGAATCTTTTATCCCAAAGGAGGTTCTCGAAGCAATTGAAAAATATGACATTACAAAAGTTGCGATGGTTCCTGCCATGATTCAAGTTTTATTATCTGAACCTGCATGTGAACAAACAAATTTTTTATCCCTGGGGCATATTGTTTATGGCGGTTCTCCTATTAGTCAATCACTATTGAAAAAAGCGATCGCTACATTTTCCTGTAACTTTGTGCAAGTTTATGGTATGACCGAAACTGGAAATTGTGCTGTTTGTTTATCTGTAGATGATCATGTATCTGCGAATCCAAACAGACTAAAATCTGTAGGTAAACCCTTTCCTGGAGTTTCACTAACTATTTTGAATAATGACGGCGAACCTTTAGCAGATGGTCAAGTAGGTGAAATCTGTATAAAATCGCCCGCCAATATGATTGGTTATTGGAAATTACCCGAAGCTACAACAAAGACACTCGTTGATGGTTATATCCATACTGGAGATGCAGGTTATTTTGACGAAGAGGGTTACCTCCACATCTGCGATCGCATTAAAGATATGATCTGTTATGGCGGTGAAAATATCTATCCAGCAGAGATTGAAAATATTTTATATGAACATCCAGCAATTTCCGAAGTTGCAGTAATTGGTGTTCCAGATGAATATAGGGGAGAAACTGTTAAAGCTATTGTAGTTTTAAAAGCAGGGATAAATGCGACGGCATTAGATATCATCAATTTTGTTAGAGGGAAAATTGCAGATTTCAAGCTACCTAGAAGTGTAGAGTTTACTGAATCTTTACCGAAAACACCAAGTGGCAAATTGCAAAAGGGTAAGCTTCGGGAAAAATATTGGCAAGGCTATCAACGAAGAGTTAACTAA